The genomic stretch AGAAGGTGATGCAGACGCTGGGCAAGGCCGGATCGGACGTTGCGCCGACCGTCACCAGGGCCATCGACCTGTCGAAGACCGGGGTCGAGGACTGGGCGACGCTGGTCGGCGACGGCTCGGTCCGCCGCCTGACCCTGACGGTGGGGGAGGTGAACGCCGCCTTCGAGAAGACAGGCCGGGCCGAAGCCATCGCCCGCGCCGAGGCCGGCAGCCCCGACGAGACCTTCATCGACCTCTACGCCGCGCTCGTCACCATCCCCACCATCGGCCGCTCGCTGCTGGGCGACGCGGAGTACGAGACGCTGGCCAAGCGGCTGAAGCCCGGCCAGCAGGCGGTGTGGGTGGCCGGGCAGGGGCGCTACTCCTTCAAGGGGTCGGGCTATGTCCGCGGCGGCATCTTCGACCGGGTCGAGATGGTCCAGCATGAGGGCTCCATCCGCTTCCGCGACAAGATGCACAAGCGCATGGGCAGCGTCGCCGCCGCCGGCGCCCCCGATTTCCCGGAAATCGGCCTGTTCGTCCTGCCGGAAGGGACCGAGTTCAACCCGGCCGACCCCTGGCGCCTCCAGCTGCTGGTCCAGCGCGCCATCGCGGCGCTGGACAAGGTGTTCGTCACCTTCGACCTCGGCTATCAGCCGCCCGACAAATATCTGAAGACCGAACAGCCGGCCCCGCCCCCCTCTGGCGCCGTCCCGGCCGCTCAGGCAATCGACCAGTCCGCCAGCCACAGCCCGGCCATCCAGGCCGCCGGTGCCGAAGCGGCGGAGGAAGCCGCCGAAACCCCGCTGTGGCAGCGCATCTGGCAGAACCGGCAGGCCGACGTCGTCGTGCTGTCCACCGCCATATTGCTGCTGACCGGCATCTTCTTCTTCCAGGACCAGCTGACCAAGCGTCCCAAGCTCTACGAGCGGGTCCGGATGGCCTATCTGGTCTTCACCCTGGTCTGGCTCGGCTGGTACGCCACGGCCCAGCTGTCGGTGGTCAATGTCCTGACCTTCGCCAACGCGCTGCGCACGGATTTCCGCTGGGACTATTTCATGATGGACCCGCTGGTGTTCATCCTGTGGTTCTCGGTGGCTGCCTCGCTGCTGTTCTGGGGCCGGGGCGCCTTCTGCGGCTGGCTCTGCCCGTTCGGCTCGCTTCAGGAGCTGCTGTCGAAGGCCGCGAAAAGGATCGGCATCCGCCAGATCACCGTGCCCTTCGCCCTGCACCAGCGCCTGTGGCCGATCAAGTACATCATCTTCCTGATGCTGTTCGGCCTGTCGCTGCAATCCCTGGGCACGGCGGAGAAGGCGGCGGAGATCGAGCCGTTCAAGACCGCGATCATCCTGCATTTCGTCCGCGACTGGTGGTTCGTCGCCTTCGCCATGGCCCTGCTGGCCGCCGGCCTGGTGATCGAACGCTTCTTCTGCCGCTATCTCTGCCCGCTGGGAGCGGCGCTGGCGATCCCCGGCCGGCTGCGGATGTTCGACTGGCTGCGCCGCTACAAGGACTGCGGCAGCCCATGCCAGCGCTGCGGCAACGAATGCCCGGTCCAGGCCATCCACCCCGACGGCTCGATCAAT from Azospirillum sp. TSH100 encodes the following:
- a CDS encoding NosR/NirI family protein yields the protein MAVVRFTRVQRWVGSALVALLLLLTGIAADIATAHAADSGRLLPYLAKLQPSDLVPGADRFGQPTPNAPTVPVYKGDAVVGHAYLTSDFVNTTGYSGRPIDVVVGLTADGTVTGARLMDHHEPIVLIGIPPARINGFINGYVGKNVLTLATQSAASPPVDIVSGATVTVMVIGDSIIRSGKKVMQTLGKAGSDVAPTVTRAIDLSKTGVEDWATLVGDGSVRRLTLTVGEVNAAFEKTGRAEAIARAEAGSPDETFIDLYAALVTIPTIGRSLLGDAEYETLAKRLKPGQQAVWVAGQGRYSFKGSGYVRGGIFDRVEMVQHEGSIRFRDKMHKRMGSVAAAGAPDFPEIGLFVLPEGTEFNPADPWRLQLLVQRAIAALDKVFVTFDLGYQPPDKYLKTEQPAPPPSGAVPAAQAIDQSASHSPAIQAAGAEAAEEAAETPLWQRIWQNRQADVVVLSTAILLLTGIFFFQDQLTKRPKLYERVRMAYLVFTLVWLGWYATAQLSVVNVLTFANALRTDFRWDYFMMDPLVFILWFSVAASLLFWGRGAFCGWLCPFGSLQELLSKAAKRIGIRQITVPFALHQRLWPIKYIIFLMLFGLSLQSLGTAEKAAEIEPFKTAIILHFVRDWWFVAFAMALLAAGLVIERFFCRYLCPLGAALAIPGRLRMFDWLRRYKDCGSPCQRCGNECPVQAIHPDGSINPNECIQCLHCQMLYHHDHKCPVMIQKRHKREKWQAAEARLAAEKEAAAAAQPASTTARSTVPTADPATGRLTLRPHQS